From the genome of Oncorhynchus gorbuscha isolate QuinsamMale2020 ecotype Even-year linkage group LG18, OgorEven_v1.0, whole genome shotgun sequence:
ATACATGTAATCAGTAACTCCCAAACCCtgaatacaggccctggttcTGAGTTCAGTATTAGAGCTGGGCAGACTGTACCATGGTCAGGTGACAAGACTTACACAGCACCCTCTCATCCAGTGGATGGCAGCCATGGTCGTTTGGCTCTGGGGAGAGCTGGGTACTGCAGACCTGAACACAGGATGTATAAAAGGGAAAAGGTTGTGAGATGCAGATGCCACAGCCAAAGTTTCCTCTGGGAAAAATTAAGTTATTCTATTATAACGTTATTCTATTCTTGCTGTACTGAACTGATTGTGAAGAAACCAATCCCCAGTAATTATTCAGCTGATTGAGATCGGCATGCAAATGTAGCGAACACATATCACACTAACATATAAAGAGCCTTTCTCTTGTTCGTGTCCTGTACCTCACAGCGATAGCAGTCCTCATGGAAGGAGCGTCCCAGGCACTCCACGGTGAAGCTGTCCGTGCCATCCTCTCTTGGAATGATCAGCTGCTGGCAGGCACTACACTGGGGAGCGTATTTCCTTCAACAAACAAATCAGACAAGAGGACCTCATTTCATTATTATGTATTCATGATGAATTATTTTCACTTACAACATCAAGCCCATTTAGTAGCTCTCATCCTCAGGTAATCAGGATACACGAGTGTGTCGGGAACAGAAGACGGAGATTTGTGTCGTAATGCGTTTGTTTACCTGTAGTAATCCTGGAGGCAATACACTTCCCCAACCTCTCCCTGAGCGAATCTCTGCTCTCCAATTGGTTGGCTGCACGTCGCACAGATAAAGCAAGGTGGGTGGTAAGCTCTTTCCAGTGCACGGATAACATGGTCTTTGATAACTTCCCCACATGCCCAGCAAAGTTCCAAACTGGCCTGCAGGAAAGAGAGTAgtttatcatcatcatcttcatcctcaTCTTAAGTCAATCTCTACAACATGTACTGTTCCTCCCCAGGAGGTTGTTTATACCTGGTAACAGTCCTCACAGAGTGGTATTCCTGCCTTATTGTAGTACAGTTTACCAGCCAGAGGGATATGGCACTGTCTGCACTGGAAGCAACTGGCGTGGTATGTCCTGTTCAGAGCCTCTATGGCAGTTTCACTCAGAGCCACAGGCTTACGGCAGAAGCCACACACCTCTACGAAGCACACATTCACATATCAAGCAAGGTAAAATTACACATTGAGTCTTGAGGGTGCGTAATGTCGAAATCTctcacaattgtgtgtgtgtgtgtgtgtgtgtgtgtgtgtgtgtgtgtgtgtgtgtgtgtgtgtgtgtgtgtgtgtgtggggagaggatTATTTGATATTTCAATTGTTATGTGGTGTCCTTGATTTGTTATGGGGTTAATTCGAGCCCTGATATCTTAACGGTGAATTGTGAAAAGTTACATACCCAGATGACATTTCTATAAGGTCACAGACACAGTTTCACCTTACCCTTGCTCTCCACCATCTGTAGCTGCTCCTGGGATGGTTCCTTCTGGTCCCCCCCACTAGATGGTGTTCTTTGCTCTGGCGGTCTATTCACTGCAAAGTTCTGTGGGTAAAAAAAAGGGGGATTAAGTCAAAGATTCTTCACTTGCGTGACTAATCATTTTGTTTGGCACACAGACACGCTATTCTTCAGCCTTCCTCAACAGTGCCATTTTAAAGTAAAGTCAATACActattttctctctgttttctcggTCTCAAAATTTGAGCATTTTGTAGGTTTTTTTTGTCCAAACTTTCTGGATCGAGAGGGATTCAGTTCATGGTTACGGagaaaggtcacacacacacacacacacacacacacacacacacacacacacacacacacacacacacacacacacacacacacacacacacacacacacacacacacacacacacacacacacacactgttcttaGCAAAAATACATAAACTCCCCAGTGCCCCAGAGAAAGGGGAACGACACTCCATGTACCCAATAGTCCTGCTCTCTCCATTCAGGCATCTTTATTGGTTTGTGCTGTTATTGTTTCGACTGAGAGTTGGAGAACAGAATAATGGGGTGACAGGGAGGGTAAAGTTTCCCTGAGAGGGATCAACAGTCCTGtttctgaatttaaaaaaattTGCGAAAGAAAATATAGAAGTACTTTAGAAGCGGGTGCTAATGTGTTTTTGTGCTGTGTCATCCACTGTATCCAAAAGACAGCTGTGTTTCCCCCCCCCCACTAATCTGTACTACAGATGCATCCTTGTTGTCTCCTCAACGGATGTCATATACACGTTAGAGTCTCTGCACACAGCGAATGGCACCTCTCAGTATCATGGCCTTCTAAGACATTATTGAACATTTCAACAGAATGGTAAAGAGATGAGGTCTCTTGAGAAATATATAGGGAACTTTTATATAGTGTTGTTAGAAGAAATCTAAACATGGAGGGCGTTGAACGGTAATAATATAGCCGGGTCCCACATCGGTTTGTACAGCCTTACAAACTTCTACGGTCATCGTGCCAGGGCTAGCAATAACATGGCATGGGATGTAGAATACTAGGGTCAATCTTACCGGTTGTTCAGACACTGTTGGTCTGTCTGGATACACAGGTCGGAGGATGGGAGCAGTTGGCGTCTCCTGTACGGgtggaggaggcaggagaggtgCAAGATCCTCCGTCAGTTCAGCATCCACAGACAcaggaggaaggggaggtggaggagggagctCTGTGAGGAAAAGAGGTTCCAGTGTAGCAATAATAACACTGCATTCAGCATCACAACCCTGCCGGTCAACGTGCTATTTAAAAATGTACTTTGTTATCATTCGTAACAATCCTGTCACGTGTAAATTGTAATATCGAGATTTCTTCACAACAAAATTACAGCTTTTGTAATGAATGTATTGGCAGCTCCTCATTACCCTCAGGACCCTTGTATGCTGCGGTATCTGTCTGCTGCGTGTCTTCCGGACCCAGGGTGAGGTTAGGGGTCACTGGGCTAGGTGGAGGTCTGGGTTTTGAGGGTCTGGCCAGGGAAGGTGTGGAGCTCTGGTCCCCACTCTGTGCACTGCCCTGGGACTCAGACGGAGTCCTCTCTTGCCTATGTATGGAACCATGCTGCGTGTCACCGACACTGGGCTTACGGGTGCTGCTGTCCTCTGGGCTAACCCGCATGGCTGCATGTGGCATGTCATTGGCGGTGgcgctgtgtgtgcgcgtgtgttggTGCTGAGTGACGGTGGCTCTGTAAGGGGACGTCAGCGTGATGAAGACGGAGGAAACCATCCTCTTCTGCGGAGCAGCCGACGCCATGAAGCTGAAACACAGAATGCAACGCACTAACATAAAGTCCCACCGTAACTAGCACGTGTGAGGGACAAGCTAGGCATACCGTCGAGACTATTGAACACAATGAGGCCCGATGGTGCTAAATTCCAGTGGGAGTTGTCTTTTGAATGCCTAGTCATCTCTGCAGTTTCAACACTCACCCATACATGAACGTACAGAACGTATGGCTGATCTGTGTCAGGGCACAGAAATGTTTAGCCCACCAAAGAAAGAATGAACTTTGCATTGTCACCTCTAACTTCCGTTTCATCAAGGTGTGGCGGTGTACACGCTCTGTCAACTGTGCCAAAATAACTTTTTACACCAGCTGACATAACCTGTAACATTTAAACAGCACATACCTGCTTCACTCCCTCACGCAGTATAGTATATGtacacaaacatttctaaaatattCATACATACAGTGTGCTGAACTCATGCATGAAAAACCTACCTGAACAGTCAAAAATACAcgctcacatgcacacacacacacacacacacacacacacacacacacacacacacacacacacacacacacacacacacacacacacacacacacacacacacacacacgcacacacactacacacacactagcacaaaGCCTCACATCCTCTCTGCGGCCTAACTACTTTGAAATGAGACTCCTAATAATGGCCTAAGTGTAACAGTGAAAAACTAAAACCTCATTCCTCTCCGTATCAAATTCGATCTTCTACTGTGCCGTTACGTACCTGAGTGGAAAATGTGGGCGTCAGCTCTGtattctgtctttccctctctgtgtctcggcACTCCCGGTCTGCTCCTCTATTGTTACTCCTAAACCGCCACTGAGAGGGCGAGCTCTGGCAGAAAGGACAGCTATCTACAGAAAGCCACTCCTTTTCCTCctgcacctccctccctctctctccccctcctccttcctttcccGCTGAATGACAACAACACTTTCCCAACCGTAAAAGGTGAACAGTTAATCACCAACAAAGTGCAGTAAAAAGCATGACACATTCAGACAAGCAGTCTGGCGcacaggcacactcacacacgttGGTAATGCGCACAGCACGTACAGGATCACAGAGTACATGCTGGCCTCCCTCTTTATCTTTTGAAATCCAACAGGATGTGACTGTACCTGCCTTTTCCAGCTGCCCTCTTTCTGTAGCTCTCCTCTGCCCACTCTCTCCTTTTCCGCTTTCCCTCATTGTTCTGTCAGTTTTATTTTCCCTACCTCCCTCATTGAGTCTGCCTCCCCCCCTTCATTTTTCTCTTCCCATCCCCCGCTCAGTTCTATCACTCACTCTTGCTCTCTCGTTTAGCCTCAACTAACTATTGGTCTCAAATGCAGTGCTGTAAATCAACAAAAACGCATGACCTTTTCCCCAATACTGAATGCTGAGGGCTAAAGAAAGTACAAGTCTACTTCTCACTAAAGTTAGATTCAAACATATTCCTCAATCAGTGTCTGGACTAATAGCAGCAGCAAATGAACAAACACATTACAGTGCAACGAATCATCGCAAAAATGAAACGGtacagacggagagaaagagagagattgcaGGGTCTCTGAGAGTTCGAAATCAGCTCTGTTATGGTATGAGCTCTCCTCTCCCGAGTCGGACTTTATCAGCTCTATCAGCAAATGTTTTGCCGTTGAGTGGAGCGTAACCTTGTGGAGCATGCACCCTCATTCCAGCCAGATGGAAGCTTGTGCAAGAGAAGGGGGAGGCTGAACGTTGAAAGATTCAGAAAAGATAGGGGGCTTGATAATGGAAGGGTGAAACGGAGAAAGGCACAGGCCCAGTGCAGAACTGTGTAAGAGATGAtgtgagagagaaatgagagaacgGAGTGAGTGAGGTTAAACTGAGAGAAGTGgcttgagagagaaggggagctgCTAGAGGGGGAGCTGGGTCAGGGGGTCTGTGTTGTTCCAGTGTCTGAAGAATGGAATGCTGCGCTGCGGTGATGTCACAGCTGCAAGAGGGAGCATGCTCAGTGATGACATCAGCCTCTAAAATCTAGCCCCCCTTTCTTCAAGAACCCAGAAACCAAGATGCAGAAAAGGGGGAAACTAACAACGCAACTCATATGATTGGGTAAGGGGAGATGGCCATTGTAGGAAAACAGCCCATATTGTTTACATCTCAATGAAATAAATGGCTTTTTAGTTGATTCAGTAGAACCAACAAGGCCCTTCCTGTGGCCTATATCTAATACCCGGTTTCAACTCTAATCTGCTTCCATCTGCAACTATTTAAAACTCTAGCCATAGCCCTGGCATCATAAACCTAACACGGTCTCATTTCTCTCTTTCAGGTTAGTCGATAAAGCAAGAAGCATgtctgtacttcctgtttgactGCAAGTGGCCCTAgacaagagtgtctgctaaatgactaaatgtaaATGTCCTAGAGTTGTgcaactgggtgtattgatgaCAGGTTTTTAAAAGGACAAGGTGCACCCAGTGCAGACAAcagttaccacacacacacacacacacacacacacacacacacacacacacacacacacacacacacacacacacacacacacacacacacacacacacacacacacacacacacacacacacacacacacacacacacacacacacacacctctccctctgctcttcgACTCAACTTCTATCTTCTACGTCTCCTTTTAATCACCCCCTCCCATTCCCCCGCCTTCTCTCACTGTATTGCCACGCTTCTTAAATAATAGAAATGACCACCATAGGTGGGCCTGCAAacagacaatacacacacacacacacacacacctgttccatTTTGAATGGTCTGAACATCTGGTAAAGCTAAATAGCATACAATACCTAGATACGCCACAAATCTACTGCAACGTTATATAATAACATAAGTCACGTAGCCAGGGAACAAACTGTATATCTGTGGCTCTAGCAACCACACCCTTGTCACTATGGTAATATACTGGTTAATAATTCAGGAGAAGATAAGAGTAAACAAACATCAGTCCCCTTGTGTAAGCAGGGTTAACTCTCCCTTCACAGGTCCAAACGAGGTTATAAAACAGCAAACATTCATGTTGATATGATTTATGACGGAAGCGGTGTGTACGTGACAACAtcacttatttttatttttgaacctttaactaggcaagtcagttaagaaacaattcttatttacaatgatggcctaccccagccaaacccggacgacactgggccaattgtgcgcggccctaagggactccc
Proteins encoded in this window:
- the fblim1 gene encoding filamin-binding LIM protein 1; protein product: MASAAPQKRMVSSVFITLTSPYRATVTQHQHTRTHSATANDMPHAAMRVSPEDSSTRKPSVGDTQHGSIHRQERTPSESQGSAQSGDQSSTPSLARPSKPRPPPSPVTPNLTLGPEDTQQTDTAAYKGPEELPPPPPLPPVSVDAELTEDLAPLLPPPPVQETPTAPILRPVYPDRPTVSEQPNFAVNRPPEQRTPSSGGDQKEPSQEQLQMVESKEVCGFCRKPVALSETAIEALNRTYHASCFQCRQCHIPLAGKLYYNKAGIPLCEDCYQASLELCWACGEVIKDHVIRALERAYHPPCFICATCSQPIGEQRFAQGEVGEVYCLQDYYRKYAPQCSACQQLIIPREDGTDSFTVECLGRSFHEDCYRCEVCSTQLSPEPNDHGCHPLDERVLCKSCHLTMVQSAQL